The genomic interval GTTGTTGGTGAAGATGCAATTGTTAGTGTGATTTTACCTGATGGTGCTACTGGTAGTGTTACTATAACTGTTGATGGTAAAAATTATGTAGCTATTGTTAAATATGGTGTTACTAGTGTTGCTATTTCTGATTTAGCTAAAGGAAAATACAATGTTTCTGTAAAATACTCTGGTGATAACAAATATTTAACTAGTGAAAATACTACTCAGTTCAGTGTTGCAAAAGTATCTGATTATAATGTGACTGTTGGTATTGGGGATATTATTGAGGGTGAGAATGCTAGTGTGATTGTGGTTGTTCCTGATGATGGAACTGGTGAAGTTATAATTACTATTAATGGTAAAGAGTATAAAGGTAGTGTTGATAATGGTGTTGCTAAAGTTATTATTCCTGATTTAAAAGAAGGAACATACAAAGTTGTCACATTCTACACTGGAGACAATAAATATGATTCAATGATTGTTAATGGAACTATAACTGTTAATAAAAATACTGGAACTACTTTAATAATGGAAGAGCTTGTAAAATATGTGGGTGGATCACAAAGACTTTCAGCTAAATTAGTTGACGCATATGGAAATCCAATAGCAAACGCAACAATATACTTCACAGTAAACGGAATAACCTATGCAAGAATCACTGATATTAATGGTACAGCATCTATGGCTATTAATTTAGTAGCTGGAACATACAATGCATCTGCTGTGTTTAATGGAACTGCTGCACAAGATAAAGCAACAGCTAATACAAATGTTATTGTTAAATCCACTATTGTAGGAAAAGACACTACATTATACTTCCGTAACGGAACCAAATATGAAGCAAAATTCCTCGATACAAATGGAAAAGCATTAACAAACACTACTGTAACATTCAACATTAACGGTGTATTCTATCAACGTATGACAGACAGTAACGGAGTAGCAAGACTAAATATAAACTTGTTACCTGATACTTATATTATAACTGCATACAACCCAGTTAATAAAGAACAAACTTCTAACAAAGTAACGGTTTTACCAACTCTTGAAACCAAAGATCTCTCTATGAAGTTCCAAGAT from uncultured Methanobrevibacter sp. carries:
- a CDS encoding Ig-like domain repeat protein translates to DAVIGVSVPDIVSGVVNVTVNGRSYNVAIVDGKGVLTISNLVAGGYDVNVNYAGDNKYLASSNSTKFTISKLPSSVIVDVKDIVVGEDAIVSVILPDGATGSVTITVDGKNYVAIVKYGVTSVAISDLAKGKYNVSVKYSGDNKYLTSENTTQFSVAKVSDYNVTVGIGDIIEGENASVIVVVPDDGTGEVIITINGKEYKGSVDNGVAKVIIPDLKEGTYKVVTFYTGDNKYDSMIVNGTITVNKNTGTTLIMEELVKYVGGSQRLSAKLVDAYGNPIANATIYFTVNGITYARITDINGTASMAINLVAGTYNASAVFNGTAAQDKATANTNVIVKSTIVGKDTTLYFRNGTKYEAKFLDTNGKALTNTTVTFNINGVFYQRMTDSNGVARLNINLLPDTYIITAYNPVNKEQTSNKVTVLPTLETKDLSMKFQDGSKFTAKVLDGQGKVLANQNVTFNVNGVFYNRISDANGVASLNINLIAGKYIITSMWNGYQVGNNITIA